In a genomic window of Parus major isolate Abel chromosome 26, Parus_major1.1, whole genome shotgun sequence:
- the LOC117245541 gene encoding uncharacterized protein LOC117245541, translated as MFGMPDPEQNSRLAQGPLTPGTPSAGSGCGGSFPSAPDPRSQQKELFQLLAAKNRAAGVLRCPRAQPEERGLQGEHGTGPGLRFASPSSCFSLRSIFPTSAGGKARRAAVAAPGPALARPGRFGKGKHSTPEQSLDVGPAVFRVFSQVLISKFPLQIPHKRLKTRRYLNARSVSGEVLRDGFNTSSCCCSTKILLLSLRVFIQDSLEEAIFLLCCLCSAGYNTFLIHDEVSKLHSKMNNNDSKRCITSFLFCFFFSLIQQPLYYFSAGFSSYCMWGEKRFLKKETKQRITMKWGKKKPNK; from the coding sequence ATGTTTGGGATGCCCGACCCAGAGCAGAATTCCCggctggcacagggacccctcacccccgggacccccagcGCTGGCAGCGGCTGCGGGGGCAGCTTTCCCTCGGCTCCCGATCCCAGGAGCCaacaaaaggaattatttcagctATTAGCTGCTAAGAATAGAGCGGCGGGGGTGCTGAGGTGCCCGAGAGCGCAGCCGGAGGAGCGGGGATTGCAGGGGGAGCACGGAACCGGCCCCGGGCTGCGCTTTgcttctccatcctcctgttTTTCCCTGCGGAGCATCTTCCCAACCTCTGCGGGAGGAAAAGCCCGCAGAGCCGCGGTGGCTGCCCCGGGTCCCGCTCTGGCACGGCCGGGGAGGTTTGGGAAAGGCAAACATTCCACCCCGGAGCAGTCCCTTGATGTCGGGCCAGCGGTGTTCAGGGTGTTTTCCCAAGTGCTAATCTCGAAGTTCCCTTTGCAAATACCTCATAAAAGGTTAAAGACACGCAGGTATTTAAATGCGAGGTCAGTAAGTGGTGAGGTGCTCAGGGATGGCTTTAACACCTCGTCCTGCTGCTGTTCAACAAAAATCCTTTTGCTATCGCTGCGTGTTTTTATCCAGGATAGTTTGGAAGAGGcgattttccttctgtgctgtttgtgcaGCGCAGGGTACAACACATTCCTGATCCATGACGAGGTTTCCAAACTCCATAGtaaaatgaataataatgatAGTAAACGTTGTataacttcttttttgttttgtttttttttttctttaatacaacAACCTTTGTATTACTTCAGTGCTGGGTTTTCCAGTTATTGtatgtggggggaaaaaaggtttttaaaaaaagaaacaaaacaaagaataacaatgaaatggggaaaaaaaaaaccaaacaaatga
- the LOC107214913 gene encoding sec-independent protein translocase protein TatB-like yields MCAGCERGMSAGMQRDVSGDAAGARRDEGGDAAGRARGCGGTSAEIQRDVRAMCAGMQRDVRGMCAGIERDVRGMSPEIQRDVRGMCAGIERDVRGMCSGCARAVPGPALPAPRSRNSPGGASPARPRGTAAGSARDPSGIPRRGGGRGAKVTPQRLQFPGGSEIPGKGPGGAEEE; encoded by the coding sequence ATGTGCGCAGGATGTGAGCGGGGGATGAGCGCGGGGATGCAGCGCGATGTGAGCGGGGATGCAGCGGGGGCGCGGCGGGATGAGGGCGGGGATGCGGCGGGACGAGCGCGGGGATGCGGCGGGACGAGCGCGGAGATCCAGCGGGACGTGCGCGCCATGTGCGCGGGGATGCAGCGGGACGTGCGCGGGATGTGCGCGGGGATCGAGCGCGATGTGCGCGGGATGAGCCCGGAGATCCAGCGGGACGTGCGCGGGATGTGCGCGGGGATTGAGCGCGATGTGCGCGGGATGTGCTCGGGCTGCGCTCGGGCCGTGCCCGGCCCCGCTCTCCCCGCTCCCCGGTCCCGGAACTCGCCTGGCGGAGCAtccccggcccggccccggggcaCCGCAGCGGGATCGGCCCGAGATCCCTCCGGGATCCCTCGCAgaggcggcggccgcggggccaAGGTCACCCCGCAGCGACTACAATTCCCAGGAGGCAGCGAGATCCCGGGAAAAGGCCCGGGGGGAGCGGAGGAGGAGTGA